A single window of Cherax quadricarinatus isolate ZL_2023a chromosome 10, ASM3850222v1, whole genome shotgun sequence DNA harbors:
- the LOC128687935 gene encoding aldo-keto reductase family 1 member B1-like, producing MAALGRTINFSNGKSVPILGLGTWRSKPDEVTAAVKDAITAGYRHIDCAHVYCNEPEVGVAIAAVIKDGTVTRDELFITSKLWDTFHAKSSVLPALRTTLANLGLDYLDLYLIHCPTGLKEGGDLFPADSTGKRLYSDIDYVETWKAMEECVKLGLARSIGVSNFNKKQLERVLKVAKVPIANNQIEVHPYLPQNKLIEFCKSKDITVTAFSPLGSPDRPCAKPGDPVLMEEPKVKTLAQKYKKSPAQILIRFQIDRGLIVIPKSATKSRIEENFQIWDFQLSSEDIKLLESMECNLRVCAVAETSDHPYYPFHDEY from the exons ATGGCTGCTCTAGGTCGCACCATCAACTTCTCTAATGGGAAGTCAGTCCCGATACTTGGTCTAGGGACATGGAGA TCTAAGCCAGATGAGGTGACGGCAGCGGTGAAGGACGCCATCACAGCTGGCTACCGTCACATTGACTGTGCTCACGTGTACTGCAATGAACCTGAGGTGGGAGTTGCCATCGCTGCTGTCATCAAGGACGGTACTGTCACCAGGGATGAACTCTTCATCACCAGCAAG CTGTGGGATACTTTCCACGCGAAGTCGTCTGTGCTGCCAGCCCTCAGGACCACCCTGGCAAATCTCGGCCTCGACTACCTTGATCTCTACCTCATACACTGCCCCACGGGCTTGAAG GAAGGAGGTGATCTCTTCCCAGCTGACTCAACTGGGAAGAGACTCTACAGTGACATCGATTACGTGGAAACCTGGAAAGCAATGGAGGAGTGTGTGAAGTTGGGCCTCGCCAGGTCCATTGGGGTCTCCAACTTCAACAAGAAACAACTGGAACGTGTTCTTAAGGTGGCCAAGGTCCCCATTGCTAACAATCAG ATCGAAGTACACCCCTATCTGCCccaaaataaactgattgaattTTGCAAGAGTAAAGACATCACTGTTACAGCCTTCAGTCCTCTTGGGTCCCCAGATAG GCCTTGTGCAAAGCCAGGtgacccagtactgatggaggAGCCTAAGGTCAAGACTCTCGCCCAGAAGTACAAGAAGTCACCAGCACAGATTCTCATCCGTTTCCAG ATTGACCGAGGGTTGATTGTGATTCCAAAATCTGCAACCAAGTCTCGCATCGAAGAGAACTTTCAG ATCTGGGACTTCCAATTGTCGTCAGAGGACATAAAACTCTTAGAGAGTATGGAGTGCAATTTACGCGTCTGTGCCGTTGCTGA GACCAGTGATCACCCGTACTACCCATTCCACGATGAGTACTGA